In the Aristaeella hokkaidonensis genome, TGAACGGGACCCTTTCTGTTGCTTTTCTTTACGCTTCCGCTTTGCTGAACTGGGTTTCATACAGCTCCTGGTAGGTGCCGCCGGCATGAACCAGGTCCTTATGCGTACCCCGCTCCACGATTTCTCCGTCCCGGACCACCAGGATCTCATCCGCCGCCAGAATCGTGGACAGCCGGTGGGCGATCAGGATGGAGGTACGCTCCTCGATCAGCGGATTGATGGCCGCCTGGATCGCCGCCTCGGAGATGGAATCCAGAGCGGACGTCGCCTCGTCAAAGATCAGCAGGGCCGGATCCTTCAGCAGCACCCGGGCAATGGAAATCCGCTGTTTTTCACCACCGGACAGCTTCAGGCCCCGGTTGCCCACCATGGTATCCAGGCCTTCCGCCTGGTTGCGGATGAAGTCATAAATGTTGGCCTTTTTGCAGGCCTCGATCATCTCTTCCTCCGTGGCGTCCGGCTTGGCGTAGAGCAGGTTCTCCCGGATGGTGCCGTTGAACAGGTAGGTTTCCTGGGTCACCACACCCACCTCATCCCGCAGGGAATGCAGGGTATAATCCCGCACGTCCGTGCCGTCAAAGGTGACGCTGCCCTTCACAGGATCCCAGAGCCTGGGAATCAGGTTGACGATGGTGCTCTTTCCGCTGCCGCTGGGGCCGACAATGGCCACGCAGTCCCCGCTGTGCAGGGTGAAGGAAATATCCTTCAGGATCATCCGCTCCCCGTCATAGGTAAAGTCCACATGATCAAAGACGATCTCGCCCTTCGCGTTCGTCAGTTCCTTCGCCCCGGGTTTGTTATCGATCTCGGGCTTCATGTCATAGTATTCAAAGATCCGGGTAAACATGGCCATGGAACGGATCCAGTCCACCTGGATATTCAGCAGGCTGTTCACCGGGCCGTACATGCGGCCGAGCAGCGCCACCAGCACCGTGATATCACCGACGCTCAGGGTGCTGTCATGCTTCATGATCAGGATGCCGCCCACCAGGTACAGGAGCATGGGGCCGATGGTAGTCAGGGTGCTGAGGAGCATAAAGAACCAGCGGCCGGCCATCCGCTCCCGGATGTTCAGTCTGATCATCCGCCCGTTGGCTTCCTCATAGCGCTCATATTCCGATTTCTCCCGGCCGAAGAGCTTCACCAGCAGCTGTCCGCTGACGGAAAGCGTTTCATTCAGGATGCCGTTGATTTCATCATTGCAGGCCTGGGCCTCCCCCGCCAGCTTCCACCGGCGTTTGCCGGCCATGCGGGTGGGCAGGGTAAACAGCGGCACCACCGCGATGCCCACCAGCGCCAGGATCCAGTTTTTCCGGAACATGGCGATCACCGCCACCACCAGGGTAATGGTGTTGGACAGGATGCTGGTAAAGGTGCCCGTCACCACGCTCTCCACGCCGGAGATATCGCTGGTCATCCGGGTGATGATGTCACCCTGGTTGGCCGAGGTGAAGAACCGCTGGGACATCTTCTGCAGATGCCGGTACATCTGGTTCCGCATATCAAAGGAGATATGCTGGGCGATCCAGCTGTTCAGGTAGGTTTCCGCCACGCTGATCAGGTTGGAAGCCAGGTACAGCAGCAGCGTCAGGACAATCAGCCGGATCAGGGCGGAAAGCCCCGCGCCGAACCAGCCGCCCAGGTCCTTGCCGGTGAGCACGTCGATGATGTTACCGGTGAGGATGGACGGGAACAGGCTGCAGACCGAAGACACCACAATGCATGCCAGCACCAGGAGCAGCTGCTTCCAGTAGGGCTTCAGGTAGGAGAAAACCCTGGCAATCAGCTCCTTGGTAATCTTCGGGCTGTTCTTTTTTTCTTCTTCTGTGAGGTAACTGCCCCTCCGGGGGCCGCCGGGACCTGCCATATGGATCCCCTCCCTTTCCGTTCCATTATATGCGACCGTCAGAAGCAGAGCAAGAATTTGTACCATCCGGCTCTGTCTTTTTTTGTTTCCGGAATTCTGGTATAATCTGCAAAGATATTAACTTTACATTTTTCCGCGGGAAGGGGACTGGCGGATGGACATCTGGAACAAGAGCAGGGAACCTAAGGAAAGCGTTTCCTACATGGTGGAGGAGATCACCCACATCTGCCGGAAAATCGGCAGGCGTTCTCCGGGCAGCGCCGGCGAACAGGCGGCGGCGGAATATTTTGCCGGCGTCCTGGAAAAAAAATGCGGCTGCGCGGACGTGAAAACGGAGTCCTTTGAGGTACATCCGGATTCTTTCTACGGGTATTTTTACTTTTCCGCCTTCTGCGATATCCTCTGCGGAGTGCTTTTTTTCAGCGAACCCTTCCTGAGCATCCTGTTCGGCCTGATGGGCGTACTGCTGTTCATCTACCACTTTGTGCTTTACCGCAAGCCGCTGGATCCCCTGTTTCCCAAAAAGCAGGGCACCAACGTCACCGCCGTACGCCCCTGCAGCGGCGAGGTGAAACAGCGCATCTTCCTGAACGGCCATACGGACGCGGCCTGGGAATTCCCCATCAACTACCGCTTCGGCGGCATTGCCTTTGAAATCCCGGGCATCGCAGCCACCATCGGCGTGTTCTGTTATATGATCCTGTCCTTCCTGTCCCTGTGCGGCGTGGACGTGTATACCGCGGGACTGCGGTGCCTGGTTTTCATTCCCTTCTTCCTGCTGCTGACCATCACCTATAACCCGTTGCGGGTTGTGGACGGCGCCAACGACAACCTGACCGGCTGCCTGATGGGCGTGACCCTCCTGAAGGAAATGGAAGAACAGGGGATCCGGCTGGAAAATACCGAAATCGGCGTCATCCTGACCGGATCGGAGGAAGCGGGCCTGCGGGGTGCCAAGGCCTGGTGCGAAGCACATAAGGAAGATTACCGGGACGTGCCTACCTGCGTGATTTCCTATGACTCCATCTATAACCCGGACTGGCTCATGGTCAACCGCCGGGATCTGAACAACACCGTGGACTCGGACGAAGACCTGTGCGACTACTTCCTGCTGGCGGCGGAAGACGCCGGCGTTCCCTGCCGGGACGGCAAGGTGCCGCTCTTCGGCGGCGCCACGGACAGCGCGGCCTTCACCCAGGGCGGGTTCCGGTCCATCGGCATCACCGGCCTCAGCCACAGGCTGGAGCGGTTCTACCACACCCGGCTGGACACGCCTGAAAACCTGAGCCCCGGCGCGCTTGAAAACTGCTACCGGGCCACTGCGGAGTTTATCCGCAGCGCCGACCGGGACCTGATCCTGGTTCCGAAGGAGCCGGAAGAAGTACTGGTGGAACTTGCGGAAGAAGCAGATATGCCGGTAAAAATCCCGGAGGAATCCTTCACTGAAGAGGCAGAAGAAGAGCTGCCGGAAACCGAAGAAGCAGTCCCGCCGGAAGAAAGCACAGAAGAATAAAAAAAGACGGGCTCCGTTCCCCCAGGACGGAGCCCTATATATAAACAGCGGCTTGTGATGATTGAGAGGTCTGTCAGTTCTCTGATTCTCGTGGAAGAAAAAGGTAATTCTTCCGGGGTTCCGCAATTGTCCGCAGCTCGGGAATCACGCGTTCAAGGCACAGCACCAGGGCGTGGCCCGGCATGGTAAAGGAAACAGAAAGCTCTCCGGTCACAGAATCGCGCCGGATATGAAAGGAATAGCTGTCAAATCGGTTCCCCTGTTTTTTGATCATCACAAGCCGGTGTTTTCTCATCTCTTTTTACCTCCCTACTTATTAGACGAAAAAAACAGGCATTTTGATTCATGCTTTTGTAAAAAAAGTGTAAATTCTTTGTAAATTGTCCGAATTTTTGGATGCAATCTGTTTTTTTGCACAAATTTTAATCTGATTCTCCTTTTTTTCACATCGATTGCGTGATACACTTTTCCAGTATCATAGGAATGATTTATCCACCAGGGGGAGATGATCGAATATATGGGTAACAACAATCAGGGCTGGAACTGGAACTGGAATTGGAACTGGGAATGGGACAAGCATTCCGGTGAACACCAGAAGTCCTATAAAAAGCAAAACCGCCACAAGCGGAAAATCTGGCCGGCGATTATCATGTTCTGCCTGTTCGGCCGTCCGCTCATCCGCGTGGCCGCCAGCGTCTTCCGTTCCCTGGCCCGTGGTTTCAGCTCCGGCATCTCTGCGCTTTTCTCCGTTTTCACTTCCGCTTTCCGGGCCACTTCCGGCACAGCGATCCTCGGCGGGCTGGTTGTCGGTGTGATTATCGGCCTGTATGTATATAAGCACAAATTCGGCCGCAGTCCGGCTGCCGCGGATGAAGAGGAAGAGCCGGCAGAAGAAAAAGAACCGGCACAGGTCGATCCCGTACCGATTCCCATGACCCTCGGCAACACGCCTTCCTCTTCCGACGAGGAGTACGTTCCCCAGGTCTATAACACCTTTGGAAACTGATTATTTTCCCAGGAATTGAAGAAGCTCCGGCAGGCGCTTTTCCGCCTCCCGCCTTCCCAGATGATATACCCGGTCGAGTTCGGCCGGGTTCTTTTCTGTATGGCCGATCCGCAGCGCCTCCGGCGGACGGATCACAAAGGAACTTCCTTCCCTTTCCCGGCGGCTGATTTCCTCCATCTGCCGGTTATACATTTCATGCCGGACAGCCATGGCCTCAATGATCCGGGGATACCGGCGCAGGAATAGCTTCATCACAGCCAGGCCGGAAGCCGGCTTTTTCCGGTAGCCTTCCGGCTGGGTGAGGATGATCACATTCCGGTCATAGCCCAGCCCTTCCATATAAGCATAGGGCACGGCGTCCGCGATTCCGCCGTCCAGGTAAAACCGGCCCTCAATCTCCACCGGCCGGGAAACCCCGGGCATGGAGGCGGAAGCCTGCAGCCACCGCATATCCAGGCTGCTGCCGTCCCTGCACTGATGATAGACACATTTGCCGGTTGCCACGTCCGTCGCCCCGGCATAGAACGCCATGGGGTTGGCCGCAAAAGCCTGCCGGTCAAAAACGTCCAGCTCGTCCGGCAGTTCCCGGTAGCAGAAGTCCGCCCCGTACAGATCCCCGGTGCGGATCAGGGACCGGATGCTGCAGTAGCGGGGATCCGCGCAGTATTTTTTGTTGTAGCGGAGCGCCCGGCCGATCTGGCCGGACTTGTAGTTGCAGCCGAAGACCGCCCCGGCGGATATGCCGGCAATGCCGTCAAAACAGACGCCCTGCTCCATCAGCACGTCCGTCACGCCGCAGGTGAACATTCCCCGCATGGCGCCGCCTTCCAGTACCAGACCTTTCTTCATCCGCGTCCCTGCCTTTCTCCTGACAGTATACCAGAGCCGGTCCTTAAACGCCGGCTTTTTTCCGGTTTCTTTGGTGTTTTAGTGTATAATAAAAAAAGTTTTTTCACCAATTGGCCTCTTTTCCGGGCCGGGTCGTCTAATCAGTGTTGAAAGGAGGGAAGCGCATTGGATCAGGATATGCGCAGGGAATGGCTGGACAGCCTTGTCACCGAATGGGAAAGGCCTTTGCTCCGGCTCTGCTTTGCCTTTCTGTGCGATACCGCGCTGGCGGAAGACGCCGTACAGGAAACATTTATCAAAGCCTGGAGAGGCAGCGATCACTTCCGTGCGGATTCGTCAGAAAAAACCTGGCTCACGCGCATTGCCGTCAACACCTGTAAGGATCTGCTGAAAAGCGCCTGGGTACGGAATACGGACCGGTCCGTAACCCCGGATCTGCTGCCGGAAGGCTCCGTCCCCTTCGATGAGCGGGACGACACCGTTACGCGTGCGGTGCTCGCCCTTCCGCCCAAGCTGAAGGAAGTGACGCTCCTGCACTGGTATCAGGGAATGACGCTGGATGAGATCGTCAGGGTGCTGAGGCTCCCCCGTTCCACTGTCAACTATCGACTGAAAAAAGCAAAAGCGATGCTGAAGGATAAACTGGAGGACTGGTACTATGAAGACGAATAAGGATTCGCTCCGTTCCGCAATGGACAGGCGCCTTTCCTTTCTGGATGAACTTCCCTCCTGCCGCGCCGGGCTGTATCAGCGCATCGCTCAGGAGGAGGCACCTGTGATGAAGAAAAAACTCTCTGTTGGTTTGGTATTCGCAATTGTCCTGGTTCTGCTTACCGTGGCAGCCCTGGCTGCCGGCCTGCTGATTTCTCCCCGGGTCTCCGCGTCCCGTACCGCCGATATTGCCCTGAAGGATCAGTACGGCATCACCGAAGAAATGCAGACCTTCTTCTACCGCGAGGAAGAGCCCCTCGAGGACGGCAGCTTCCGCGTCACCTACACCGGCGTTTACGGCCTGGACTACGTGCTGGGCACCTACACCGCGCTGGTTAAGGACGGCAAGGCGGAAATCACCTGGAGCCGTGAAGGTGCTGACGTTTCCGGCGGCTATGAAGCCGACGCCTGGGGCGCTGAACAGCTGAAGCAGATGATGACCGACGCCGCCAAAGATAACAAATTATCCTACACACAGAAGGCTGCGGACATTGCCGAAAAGCACACCGGCCAGGAATATGACATCCCTTCCGAAACACCGGAAGCCGTTCCGGATGATCTCCCCGAGGATCACGAGCTCACCCAGGATGATATAGACCGGCTGAACCAGCGGGAGGGTGAAAAGACTTCCGCACTCGAAGCCCGAAAGCTCTCCGAGGATGAGATGATTGCCATCGGCCGGGAGTTCATCATCTCCAGTTACGGCCTGAACGAAGAGCAGATTTCCCGTCTGGAGCTGTACACCAACCGCGGCCCGACCATGGAACTGCTGGCCCTCATCGGAATCACTGAAGTTCCTGAACAGAACCCCAACGAATGGTATGAAACCATCAAAGGCATTCCCTGCTTCGAGGTGGAATACCTGCTGTACAGTGAAGGCGGCGATGAAAACCGCACCGAGAAAGACGGCTACTACATCGTCTACGTCAACGTGGAAACCGGCGCCGTCGAGCAGTTTGAGTACAACTCCGCCCTGGGCGGCTGGGGCTGATCCGGCACACCCGTAAAGAAGAAGCTCACCCTGTGGTGAGCTTCTTTTCGTATACGTGTAATCAGCCGAGGCGTTCCTTCAGGTCCCGGAAGCGTTCCAGCACGCTGTCGATCCCGTCTTCGGACAGGACGCCCCGCTTCAGGTCCGCGGGCAGCTTTCCCGCGGCATCCGCGTCAAAGTCCGCCTTCCATTCCCGGCTTGTATAGTACTTTTCCAGTTCCTTCAGCTCCGCCTGGACGGCGTCATAAGCCTCCAGTGCTTCCTCCGCCTGCCGGGCTACAGCCTCCGCGCGGTCCAGGATCTGCTCGTACCGGGCAATCCGCTCCAGCCTCTTCATATTTCTCCGCCCCTCGTTTTGTTTTCCCCATTATAGCACAAAAACAGGCGGGGAGAGGATGATCTCCCTGCCTGCCTCATTCATTACTGTTTCTCTTCAAATTGAATCATGTGGAGCGGTATTTTCACGAACCAGTTTCCCTCCACAATAGTTGTGGCTCCCGTGATCCTCACCTGTGCCTTCAAAACAGCCTGTTCGGCCTCGGCAGGGGTGCAGGGGAATACATATTCCTCCCAGTCCGGGAAATCATCCCCGTTCTCATCCCAAAGCCATATATATGTGCCGCCCGGCAGGTCATCCTTATGGGTGTACCAGGGACTGAACCCGTCGTCCAGCGTCATCTGGATCCAGGCCGACACAGGAAAACCCTCACTGTCTCTACCAAACTTCACCATATAATGATCCGGATAATGAATCTGTACATGCAGCGCTCCGTCAATCCAGCCGATTCCGCTCAACTCAACATATTCATGAAGCGGTATCCCCAGGTCCTGTGTATAGTCCAGGATCCGGAAGGACTCAGGCGCTATACTTGTTCCCGCTTCCGGGTCATTATACGAGCGCGCGTTATCCGGAAGGGTCGTCGTCTTTACGT is a window encoding:
- a CDS encoding ABC transporter ATP-binding protein, whose protein sequence is MAGPGGPRRGSYLTEEEKKNSPKITKELIARVFSYLKPYWKQLLLVLACIVVSSVCSLFPSILTGNIIDVLTGKDLGGWFGAGLSALIRLIVLTLLLYLASNLISVAETYLNSWIAQHISFDMRNQMYRHLQKMSQRFFTSANQGDIITRMTSDISGVESVVTGTFTSILSNTITLVVAVIAMFRKNWILALVGIAVVPLFTLPTRMAGKRRWKLAGEAQACNDEINGILNETLSVSGQLLVKLFGREKSEYERYEEANGRMIRLNIRERMAGRWFFMLLSTLTTIGPMLLYLVGGILIMKHDSTLSVGDITVLVALLGRMYGPVNSLLNIQVDWIRSMAMFTRIFEYYDMKPEIDNKPGAKELTNAKGEIVFDHVDFTYDGERMILKDISFTLHSGDCVAIVGPSGSGKSTIVNLIPRLWDPVKGSVTFDGTDVRDYTLHSLRDEVGVVTQETYLFNGTIRENLLYAKPDATEEEMIEACKKANIYDFIRNQAEGLDTMVGNRGLKLSGGEKQRISIARVLLKDPALLIFDEATSALDSISEAAIQAAINPLIEERTSILIAHRLSTILAADEILVVRDGEIVERGTHKDLVHAGGTYQELYETQFSKAEA
- a CDS encoding M28 family metallopeptidase; this encodes MDIWNKSREPKESVSYMVEEITHICRKIGRRSPGSAGEQAAAEYFAGVLEKKCGCADVKTESFEVHPDSFYGYFYFSAFCDILCGVLFFSEPFLSILFGLMGVLLFIYHFVLYRKPLDPLFPKKQGTNVTAVRPCSGEVKQRIFLNGHTDAAWEFPINYRFGGIAFEIPGIAATIGVFCYMILSFLSLCGVDVYTAGLRCLVFIPFFLLLTITYNPLRVVDGANDNLTGCLMGVTLLKEMEEQGIRLENTEIGVILTGSEEAGLRGAKAWCEAHKEDYRDVPTCVISYDSIYNPDWLMVNRRDLNNTVDSDEDLCDYFLLAAEDAGVPCRDGKVPLFGGATDSAAFTQGGFRSIGITGLSHRLERFYHTRLDTPENLSPGALENCYRATAEFIRSADRDLILVPKEPEEVLVELAEEADMPVKIPEESFTEEAEEELPETEEAVPPEESTEE
- a CDS encoding patatin-like phospholipase family protein, with translation MKKGLVLEGGAMRGMFTCGVTDVLMEQGVCFDGIAGISAGAVFGCNYKSGQIGRALRYNKKYCADPRYCSIRSLIRTGDLYGADFCYRELPDELDVFDRQAFAANPMAFYAGATDVATGKCVYHQCRDGSSLDMRWLQASASMPGVSRPVEIEGRFYLDGGIADAVPYAYMEGLGYDRNVIILTQPEGYRKKPASGLAVMKLFLRRYPRIIEAMAVRHEMYNRQMEEISRREREGSSFVIRPPEALRIGHTEKNPAELDRVYHLGRREAEKRLPELLQFLGK
- a CDS encoding RNA polymerase sigma factor, with translation MDQDMRREWLDSLVTEWERPLLRLCFAFLCDTALAEDAVQETFIKAWRGSDHFRADSSEKTWLTRIAVNTCKDLLKSAWVRNTDRSVTPDLLPEGSVPFDERDDTVTRAVLALPPKLKEVTLLHWYQGMTLDEIVRVLRLPRSTVNYRLKKAKAMLKDKLEDWYYEDE
- a CDS encoding DUF4298 domain-containing protein, with protein sequence MKRLERIARYEQILDRAEAVARQAEEALEAYDAVQAELKELEKYYTSREWKADFDADAAGKLPADLKRGVLSEDGIDSVLERFRDLKERLG